AGGTCTGCCTGGCGTTCGATTACGTCACGAATGTGACGTTTGGCCTTCAACAGGTGGTTGTGAAGTCGTCGCACCGCGGCATCCGCGTCGCCCGTGCGGACGATGTCCAGGAACTCCTGGTGGTCGACGACCGCTGCGTGCATGTCGGGGGTGTTGCTCATCTCCAGCAGCACCTCGAAGGTGCGCTGGTACGGGCGCCACGCTTCGGCGAGCCTGCGGTGACCCGAGAGGCGGTAGAAGCTCGTGTGAAATTCCATGTCGGCTTCGTCGAATCGCTCGTGGTCACCGGCATCCGCCGCGACCGCCATCGTGTCGACGAGCCGCTGCACGGCATCCCACCCTTTGGCGCTGGCCCTTTCGACGGCGAGGCGCAGTGCCATCGATTCGAGGTTCTCGCGCAGCGAGTACAGCTCCTCAATGTCGGGCAGGCCGAGGAAGCTCACAAAGAGACGCTTGCGGCGATTCTCGACGAGACCTTCACTCTCGAGCTGGCGGAGCGCGTCGCGCACCGGCCCGCGGCTCACGTCAAAACGAGCGGCGATGTTGTCTTCAGCGAGGTGAGTGCCGTCAGGAATCGCACCGGAGATGATGTCGATGCGCAGGCGCTGTGAGATCTGCTCGCCGAGACCGAGCGGGCGAAGAGTGCGCATGGGAGCGTCCACCGGCCTCCTTCGTAAACAGTTGACATCTAATTATAGATGAGGACTCATTGGATACGGGGGAGCCGCGGTGTCAGCCCGACGGATTCTCGGTGGGGGTGCCATCCGGATCCGTGCCCGTCTCCGGGTCGACCTCGGCCGGTGGAACCGGCTCACTGGTCGGGGTGGTGGAACCTGTCGTATCTGTGTGATTCATGGTTTGTCCTTCCTTGCGCGTCGTAGAACCGTACGTCGCCGCGAGGGCGCCCACGAGGGCTTGACAACCCTCAGGCGGGTTCGCGACCGACGCGCTTGCGCCGCCGCGGCGGCACCACCACCACGGCATCCGGTTCTCGCCACACCTTGACGATCGCCCAGGCCACCGCCGCGATCGGCACCGAGAGCACCGCACCGATGATGCCACCGAGGATGGTGCCAGCGGTGAGGGCGACAAGGATGACGAGCGGATGCAGCTTGAGCGATTGCGCCATGACGACCGGTTGGAGGAAGTTGCCCTCGAGCTGGTTCACGGCGATCACGATGATGAGCACGATGAGTGCTGCTCCAGGGCCGTTGGCCACAAGCGCCACCAGCGCCGCGAGAGCGCCGGCCACGGTTGCACCCACGATCGGGATGAACGCGCCGATGAAGACGATGACGGCGAGCGGCAGAGCTAGGGGAACACCGAGGATCGCCAGTCCGATGCCGATTCCGAGGGCATCAACGAACGCGATGATCGCGGTCCCGCGCACGTACCCTCCCAGGGTTGCAACCGCCGTGTCGCCAACACGCTCGCCGCGGGCACGCCGCAACGGGGTGAGCGGCTTGAGGAAAAACGCCCAGATGCGATCGCCGTCCTTCATGAAGAAGAACAGGATCACGACCGTCAGCACCGCCCCCGTGATGATCTCTCCCGCGAGGGTCACTCCGGCGAGCGCGCCCGTGCCGAACTGGCTGCTCGTGACGAAGTCGACGAGGGCCTGGCGGGCATCCTCGATCTGCCCGGCGTCTATCGGCAGTGGGCCGTTGAGGAGGAAGTCCTGAACCTGGTCGAGACCGTCGAGCGCTGAGCTTGCCAGTGCCTCCCACTGACCGCGCACCGCGAACACGATGAGGGTGACGATGCCCCCGAAAACGAGGATGCCGAGCACGAGAGTAATCCAGGTGGCGACGGCCGACGGCAGTCCTCGGCGGCGCATCCAGCTGAGCAACGGCGCGGCCGCTGACGCGATGATGACGGCGAGGAGCACGGGGATGACAACGAGTTTGAGTTGCACGAGGGCGAACACGATGACACTCGCGAGCGCGAGGATGAGGAGGATCTGCCCGCTGCGCAGCCCGAGTCGTCCCACGTGATCGGTGAGGAGGGCGGTCAACGTCGGTCGAGTGACGTCGGTCTCGATGGTTGTGGCGTCGATCTTCTTGCGTCTCACTATCGCTCCCTCGGGGTCGCTCGATTAGAGCATGCCCTAGAGCACCCGTGCCGGGCCTTGACACGGCGGGCGTTTGTGTCAACCGGCAATCTCTCGCGTTTGCTGACGGTACAGTCGCACGATGATGAGGAGTACTCCGACGGCCGGTTCACGCGGTCTCACGGTGACCGGACTCATCGGCATCCTTGTGGTGGTCGTGTCCGCCCTGCTGCTCGGAGTGTCCGGTGGCGGTGCGACAGGTATCGACATTGTCTGGTTCGACGTGCTCGCCGCTCACCGGTGGCAGCCCCTCGAGTCCGCAGCGCTCGCGTTGAACTACGTCGGCGGAACACTCTCGATGACCATCGTGACGATTGTGGTCGTGGTGGTGCTCCTCGTCCTTCGCCGAGTGCGTGAGGCCATCGTCATCGGTGGGAGTGTCGCCATCGCGACTGCGATCTCGACCATGATCAAGCTGTCGTTGGGCAGGCCGCGCCCGCCCGGGGCGCTCGCCGAGGTGGAGACGAGTTCCTTCCCCTCCGGCCATACGACGGCTGCTGCAGCGTTGACGATTGCGGTCGCGTTGCTCGTCGACCGGCTCTGGATGTGGGTGCTCGCCGTCGCGTGGGTGCTCGCGATGGCGTTCAGTCGCACCTACCTGCTTGTGCACTGGGCGACGGATGTCACGGCCGGTGCCATTCTCGGTGCATCCGTCGCCCTCGTGGTGTTTGCCGCGGTGCAGGGGTTGCTCGCGCGGCGGGCCCGAGTCACACCGTCGGCTGCGGTTTAGCGATCAGGTCGAGCACAACACGCTCGAGACCGTCGAGGCCCGCCGAGTCACGGATGTCGGCTCCGATTGCAGCGCTCGCGTTGCGGTACGACGGGGTGGCAAGCACGGTGCGGACGGCCTCGCGGATGCGTTCCGGGCTTGGCCGGTCGCTGCGCAGGTTGATGCCGGCGCCCGACCACTGCACACGCGCGCTCACCTCGGTTTTGTCTTCGGTCATGCCGGCGACGATGAGTGGCACGCCGTTTTCCATGGCGTAGTGGACGCCACCGTATCCGCCGTTGGTGATGTAGACGTCGGTGAGGGGCAGCAGTTTGTCGTAGGGAAGGTACGTGGCGGCTCGAGCATTCGCCGGCAGAGCGAGGCCATCGAGTGCCCGGCCGCCGGTGCTCACGACAACGAGCACGGGCTCGTCGGCGAGTGCCGCGAGGGTTGGCTCGATGAGTGCGCTCAGGTCCTGGTTGGCCACGGTGCCCTGTGTCACGTGCACAACGTGCTGGGCGGCCGCGACATCCGGCCACCATTCGGGCAGATCGCCTTCGCTTGCTGTCGTGCGCCCCATGGGGCCGACGAAGTGGACGGTCTCGGGGAGGTCGCTGCGCGGGTACTCGAATGAGGGCACCGTGAATTGCACGATCGCGTCGGCCATACTCGGCCAGTTGAGCACGAAGGTCGTGAGCTGTTTACCGGTGATGCGCTGCGCCATCTCGACGGCGGCGGTCTGCAGCGGGGCGAAGATGACCTTCTCGGCGAGCAGTCGCATCACACGGTTGCGGAGTCGGCCGATCGCGCCGGGTCGCGGGGGGATGCCGAGGCCGAACGGTGCGGTGTCGACGCTGGTGATGCCGAGCGGGATGATGCCGAGGTTGACGATCGCGGGGCGCTTGTCGCGCGGGCGCTGGAGGAGGGCCAGCGCACCGATGAACATGCTCTCGACGAGCACCGCGTCGGTGGACTCAGCCGCGACCGCTTCATCAACGGCGGCGACCTGAAGGGGGCCAGGCTCGATGAAGATGTGCTCGAGGTCGTAGCGGATGCCCGCCGGACCCTTGAGGCCGACGCGGCCCGGGAAGGCCGCGTCCATGTTGCGGTCGTCGTAGTCGGCGCCGGAGGGGAGCCCGATCCACGTGGCACCGGTCGCTTCGACGGCGGCGCGATAGCGGGTGCCGGTGAGGAACCGAACTCGGTGGCCGCGGCTGACGAGGAAGCGGGAGACGGACAGGAGGGGAAGCACGTGCCCGTGAACGGGTGTGCTGCAGATGAGGAAGGAAGACATGGTGACCTTTGGACAGAGAACGTTGCGGGGTAGACTGTTGGCTACACCGCAAGAGTATTACTTACACCGTGAGGAAAGTCAATATGCGAGCATACGAATCGCCCCTTCGTAGTGCCCAGGCCGCGCAAACCCGCACCAGGATTCTCGAGGCGGCGGGAGCTCTGTTCGCGGAGGCCGGATATTCCGGGACGTCACTCGCCCAGATCGCCGCGCGTGCCGGCGTCTCGGTCGAGACGGTCAAGCTTCACGGGCCCAAAAGTTCGCTGCTCATCGCCGCCTTCGATCAAGCGTTCACCGGGCAGGAAGGCGAGGGCGCGATCCACGAGCGAGACCTCGGCCGGGAACTCGCGGCGGCCCCCGATGACGCGCTTCTCGAGGGCTACATCGGTTTCATCGCCGAGGCCAACGTCCGAGCCAGCGAACTGTGGCTCACCGTGCAAACCGCCGCTCTCTCCGACCCCGCTATCCGGGCAGCGCACGACGCGGTCCAGTCGAGGAGGCGCTCCGACTTCGACCAGTCCATCGTTCTTTTCCGCGAGCGCGGTCTGCTGCACTCGACGCGTCCGCCCGGCGAACTCGCCGCCGCGCTCTCGTTCCTCGTGTCCCCGTCGAGCTACCTCGAACTCGTCGTCGGCTCGGGGTGGACCCTTCAGACGTACAAGGAGTGGTTGGCCGACACGATTCGCCGCGTCATCCTGAACTGAGGGAACTTTTCCCAGCAACTCGGTGTTGACTCCAACGAGGGCCGCAGCCAGCGGCTCACCCAAGGAGCGAAACCCCATGACCACCACCTATCGCAAAGATCCTGACGCGGTCGCGAACCTCACGCCGGAGCAGTACGCGGTCACCCAGCAGGACGCGACGGAGCCCGCCTTCCGCAACGAGTTTTGGAACAACCACGACGACGGCATCTACGTCGACGTCGTCTCCGGCGAGCCCCTCTTCTCGTCGACCGACAAGTTCGACAGCGGCTCGGGCTGGCCGAGCTTCACTCGTCCCATCGATCCCGCCAACGTCGTCCGCAACGAGGACCGCAGTTACGGGATGGTGCGCACCGAGGTGCGTTCGTCTGGCGGCGACAGCCACCTCGGCCATCTCTTCCCGGATGGGCCACGCGACCAGGGCGGATTGCGCTACTGCATCAACTCGGCGGCACTTCGGTTCATCCCGGTGGACCAGCTCGAGACCGAGGGCTACGGTGACTTCCGCAGCCTGTTCACTACGAAGGAGGCCTGATCATGGCGACCGAGACAGCGATTCTTGCCGGCGGATGTTTCTGGGGAGCCCAGCAGCTCCTGCGCCGCCGCCCGGGAGTCATCTCCACCCGCGTCGGCTACTCCGGCGGCGACACCCCCAACGCGACCTACCGCAACCACGGCGACCACGCCGAGGCGGTCGAGATCGAGTTCGACCCCGAGGTGATCTCCTACCGCGACATCCTGGAGTTCTTCTTCCAGATCCACGACCCGTCGACGAAGGACCGTCAGGGCAACGACATCGGTCGTAGCTACCGCTCCGCGATCTACTACGAGAACGAGGAGCAGAAGCGTGTCGCCCTCGACACGATCGCCGACGTCGACGCGTCAGGTCTGTGGCCCGGCAAGGTCGTCACCGAGGTCGAGCCAGCGGGCGACTTCTGGCAGGCCGAGGAGGAGCACCAGGACTACCTCGAGAAGTACCCGAACGGCTACACATGCCACTACGTTCGCCCGAACTGGAAGCTGCCGCAGCGCCAGTCCGCCTGACGATGACCGTCGAAAATGCCCGCCGAACTGGATTCGGCGGGCATTTTTGTGTCACACGCGGGATCCGCGCCCGTCTCCCGCCTGAGCGGTCGCAGCCCAGCTGGCGAGCAGACCGAGGGCCTCGCGGGAACGGCTCGCGGGTTCGGTCGAGTACACAAAAAGCGTCTGGTGTTGGTCACCGGGGAGCGACAGGGACTCGTACTGCACGGTGAGGTCGCCGACGATCGGATGCCGCAGCCGCTTCGATCCGTAGGTGCGCTGGAACACGCGGTGCTCCCCCCACCACTGGCGAAACTCGGGGCTCGCCTCGGCGAGCGCGGAGACGAGTTCCTGGGTTGCACGGTCATCCGGATCGTTTCCCGCCTCGAGCCGAAGGCTCTCCACGGCGGCCCTCGCTTGTACGTCCCAGTCGAGGAAGAGCTGCCGCGCGTCGTCGCTCAGGAGCATCCACTTCGCGTAGTTGCGGTCGGCAGCGGGCATCCTGTCGAAATCGACGAACAGGGCCCTTGCGAGTCGGTTGCTCGCGAGCACATCCGATCGTCGTCCGAGCACGATGGCCGGCTGCCCTTCGAGCGAGTCGAGAAACTGGTGGAGGGCTGGGCGCACTCGTTGAACGGGAGAGACCCGACGGGTTCGCGCGAGCGGCGAGTGCCCGATGAGATCGCGAAGGTGTGAGCGGCCAGCATCATCCAGCCCGAGCGCGTCCGCAATCGCGTCGACGACACTCTCGGAGGGAACGATGCGCCGACCCTGTTCGAGGCGCGCGTAGTAATCGGCGGAGACGCCAGCCAGCACCGCAACTTCCTCGCGGCGCAGTCCAGGGACGCGGCGAATCCGGCCGTCGGCGGGGAGTCCCGTCCCTGCGGGGTCCACCGCAGCACGTGCGCGCCGCAAGAAGTCGGCGAGTTCGCGATTGGTGTCTGCCATGGTCCGATTCTCGCTCAGCTCCGCCGTTCCGTGCCTGGGTCGCTCAGTCCTAGTCAGCCGCGACCTCGTCACGAGAGGGCTCGGGGTGGCCCTCCGGACGGCCACCGACGGTCCAACACTGGAATCACGGATTTCGAGAAAGGACACACCATGACCTACCCCACCACTCACCCAGCAACCTGGTTCGTGACCGGCGCCTCGCGCGGACTCGGTCTCGAACTGGTCCGGCAGATCCTCGACAGGGGCGACA
This genomic window from Antiquaquibacter oligotrophicus contains:
- a CDS encoding GntR family transcriptional regulator; this encodes MRTLRPLGLGEQISQRLRIDIISGAIPDGTHLAEDNIAARFDVSRGPVRDALRQLESEGLVENRRKRLFVSFLGLPDIEELYSLRENLESMALRLAVERASAKGWDAVQRLVDTMAVAADAGDHERFDEADMEFHTSFYRLSGHRRLAEAWRPYQRTFEVLLEMSNTPDMHAAVVDHQEFLDIVRTGDADAAVRRLHNHLLKAKRHIRDVIERQADLDESVPVDVS
- a CDS encoding helix-turn-helix transcriptional regulator — translated: MADTNRELADFLRRARAAVDPAGTGLPADGRIRRVPGLRREEVAVLAGVSADYYARLEQGRRIVPSESVVDAIADALGLDDAGRSHLRDLIGHSPLARTRRVSPVQRVRPALHQFLDSLEGQPAIVLGRRSDVLASNRLARALFVDFDRMPAADRNYAKWMLLSDDARQLFLDWDVQARAAVESLRLEAGNDPDDRATQELVSALAEASPEFRQWWGEHRVFQRTYGSKRLRHPIVGDLTVQYESLSLPGDQHQTLFVYSTEPASRSREALGLLASWAATAQAGDGRGSRV
- a CDS encoding AI-2E family transporter, producing the protein MRRKKIDATTIETDVTRPTLTALLTDHVGRLGLRSGQILLILALASVIVFALVQLKLVVIPVLLAVIIASAAAPLLSWMRRRGLPSAVATWITLVLGILVFGGIVTLIVFAVRGQWEALASSALDGLDQVQDFLLNGPLPIDAGQIEDARQALVDFVTSSQFGTGALAGVTLAGEIITGAVLTVVILFFFMKDGDRIWAFFLKPLTPLRRARGERVGDTAVATLGGYVRGTAIIAFVDALGIGIGLAILGVPLALPLAVIVFIGAFIPIVGATVAGALAALVALVANGPGAALIVLIIVIAVNQLEGNFLQPVVMAQSLKLHPLVILVALTAGTILGGIIGAVLSVPIAAVAWAIVKVWREPDAVVVVPPRRRKRVGREPA
- the msrA gene encoding peptide-methionine (S)-S-oxide reductase MsrA, yielding MATETAILAGGCFWGAQQLLRRRPGVISTRVGYSGGDTPNATYRNHGDHAEAVEIEFDPEVISYRDILEFFFQIHDPSTKDRQGNDIGRSYRSAIYYENEEQKRVALDTIADVDASGLWPGKVVTEVEPAGDFWQAEEEHQDYLEKYPNGYTCHYVRPNWKLPQRQSA
- the msrB gene encoding peptide-methionine (R)-S-oxide reductase MsrB, coding for MTTTYRKDPDAVANLTPEQYAVTQQDATEPAFRNEFWNNHDDGIYVDVVSGEPLFSSTDKFDSGSGWPSFTRPIDPANVVRNEDRSYGMVRTEVRSSGGDSHLGHLFPDGPRDQGGLRYCINSAALRFIPVDQLETEGYGDFRSLFTTKEA
- a CDS encoding glycosyltransferase, encoding MSSFLICSTPVHGHVLPLLSVSRFLVSRGHRVRFLTGTRYRAAVEATGATWIGLPSGADYDDRNMDAAFPGRVGLKGPAGIRYDLEHIFIEPGPLQVAAVDEAVAAESTDAVLVESMFIGALALLQRPRDKRPAIVNLGIIPLGITSVDTAPFGLGIPPRPGAIGRLRNRVMRLLAEKVIFAPLQTAAVEMAQRITGKQLTTFVLNWPSMADAIVQFTVPSFEYPRSDLPETVHFVGPMGRTTASEGDLPEWWPDVAAAQHVVHVTQGTVANQDLSALIEPTLAALADEPVLVVVSTGGRALDGLALPANARAATYLPYDKLLPLTDVYITNGGYGGVHYAMENGVPLIVAGMTEDKTEVSARVQWSGAGINLRSDRPSPERIREAVRTVLATPSYRNASAAIGADIRDSAGLDGLERVVLDLIAKPQPTV
- a CDS encoding TetR/AcrR family transcriptional regulator; amino-acid sequence: MRAYESPLRSAQAAQTRTRILEAAGALFAEAGYSGTSLAQIAARAGVSVETVKLHGPKSSLLIAAFDQAFTGQEGEGAIHERDLGRELAAAPDDALLEGYIGFIAEANVRASELWLTVQTAALSDPAIRAAHDAVQSRRRSDFDQSIVLFRERGLLHSTRPPGELAAALSFLVSPSSYLELVVGSGWTLQTYKEWLADTIRRVILN
- a CDS encoding phosphatase PAP2 family protein, with the protein product MMRSTPTAGSRGLTVTGLIGILVVVVSALLLGVSGGGATGIDIVWFDVLAAHRWQPLESAALALNYVGGTLSMTIVTIVVVVVLLVLRRVREAIVIGGSVAIATAISTMIKLSLGRPRPPGALAEVETSSFPSGHTTAAAALTIAVALLVDRLWMWVLAVAWVLAMAFSRTYLLVHWATDVTAGAILGASVALVVFAAVQGLLARRARVTPSAAV